Within the Pseudoxanthomonas sp. YR558 genome, the region CATGCGGGGGCACGGTGTCGTCTGCGATCTGCAGTGCCAGCTCCACCCATTCGTAGTGAGCGAGTTCGCGCAACCACGACGGATCGCCATCATCCGCGCGGGTTTCGAGGAAGCGGATGAACTCGCGCGCGACCTCGGGGAACAGCGGCGTGTGGCTGCGATGGTTGGCGTAGAAGTCCCGCACCAGGCGGCGCCAGGCATCATCGCCCAGGGTCTTGCGGATCACCGGGAAATTGCCGGCCAACAGCCCTTCGATGTTGTTGAAGAACAGGTCGCGATAGACCGCGAGCCGCCGCTCCTCGATGCCGGGCGGCGGCGGGTGCGCGGAGGGGTCCCGCAGATGCCGTGACAGCGCGAACTGTTGGTCGTGCAGGGTGTCAGCCATGGGTCGTGCGTGCGCTCGCGCTTGCGTGTGCGACCTGCGCGTGGCGGATGCACTGCACTTCCGCGGCGAGCTCTGCCAGCGGCGGGAAGTTGAAATCGCGTTCGAGCAGGGTGGGGCGTACGCCATGCTGTTCGTATGCCAGCGACAGCAGCGACCAGACATCGTCCTTCACTGGTGCGCCATGAGTGTCCACCTTCAGGTCGTCGGCTTCGTCGTAGTGGCCGGCGATGTGGTACGACGCGATCCGCGCCGACGGCATGCGGGCCAGGAAAGCGCGCGCGTCGTAGCCATGGTTGATGGCATTGACGAAGATGTTGTTGACGTCCAGCAACAGGTCGCAGTCGGCTTCGTCGAGCACCGCGCGAACGAAGTCGGCTTCCGCCATCGCCTGGTAGGGCGCGGCGTAGTAAGAGACGTTCTCGACCGCGATGCGCCGGCCCAGGGCATCTTGTGCCTGGCGGATGCGCGCGGCGACATGGTGCACGGCTTCCTCGGTGAACGGGATCGGCATCAGGTCGTACAGATGGCCGTCGTCGCTGCAGTAGCTCAAGTGCTCGCTGTAGAGCGATACGCCGTGCTGGTCGAGGAAGCGACGGGTGCGCGCGAGGAAGGTGTCGTCCAGCGGCGCCATGCCGCCCAGTGACAGCGACAGTCCGTGGCACGTGATCGGATAACGGGCGGACAGTCCGCGCAATGCTTCGCCGTAACGGCCGCCCACGCCGATCCAGTTGTCGGGTGCGCACTCGAGGAAGTCGAAGCTCCCCGCGGGCGCACTCAGCAGGTCATCGAGCAGCGCACGGCGCAAGCCAAGGCCTGCAGAGGCGGTGGGCAGGGGTGTGGTCATGCAGGAGGGCATAGGGTCCCGGCGGAGGCGCCGGGACCCTTTCGCGCAGGCTTACTTGTCGCCGGTCTTCTTGTCGGCGCCGCACTTACCTTCGCCACACTTGCCTTCACCGCACTTGCCCTCGGCACCCTTCGCACCGGCGTGGGCCTTGTGCTCGGCGGCGTCGATAAAGCCGTCCTTGTTGGTGTCGATGCCGGCGAAGTCGGCCGCCTTGTCCGGATGGGCGGCGGCGAACTCGGCCTGCGAGACCTTGCCGTCCTTGTCGGTGTCGGCCTTGGCCATGCCGCACTTGCCCTCGCCGCATTTGCCTTCACCGCACTTGCCTTCGCCGGCTTTCGCGGCTTCGGGCGCGGCCAGCAGGTAACCCTGTGCGAGCGGCTCCATCGCGAAGCTCGAACCGGCCAGCAGGATGCCGCCCGCCAGCGCGACAGCGACAGCAGCGGGTTTGGTGGTCTTGGACATCGTGTTCTCTCCCAGAGCGTGCGGGGGATCCGCACCAGCGTGGCGGGATTGTAGCGGCCGGACGTTAGCGGCCCGTTGGTGCCAGGCCCTGAACGGACAAGCCCCGCCGGAGCGGGGCCTGTCGCGTGTTGCGGTGCGGCGCAGGAATCAGACGGCGCCGGTGGTGCTGGTGTCGTCGCGCTTGGCCCGCGGCGGCAGCGGCTGTTCGCCATGCACCAGGAACCACACGTTCTCGGCGATGTTGGTGGCGTGGTCGCCGATCCGCTCCAGGTTCTTGGCCATGAACAGCAGATGCGTGCACGGCGTGATGTTGCGCGGGTCTTCCATCATGTAGGTCAGCAGCTCGCGGAACAGCGCGGTGTAATGCGCGTCCAGCTCGGCATCGCGCTCGCGCACTTGCACGGCCTGTTCCGCGTCGCCGTTCTGGTACGCGACCAGAACATCGCGCACCTGGCGGGCCGCCAGCTTGCCGAGCGCACGCAGGCCGGTGATCTGCGGCATCGGCGGCGACACGTTGAGGGCGATGGAGCGCTTGGCGACGTTCGCGGCGTAGTCGCCGATGCGCTCGATGTCGGCCGGGATCCGCAAGCCGGCGAGGATCTCGCGCAGGTCGCGCGCCATCGGGCCACGCAAGGCCAGGTGCATCACGTCGTGGCTGACCTGGTGCTCGATGGCGTCGATGGCCTCATCGTTGGCGATGATGCGTTGGGCGGCCTTGTCGTCGCGGCGTTCGACCACGTCCAGCGCGGCCTCCAGCTGGGCGACGGCGGTCTCGCCCATGCGGACGATCTCGGCCACCAGGCGGCGCTGTTCTTCGTCGTAGCTCTTCACGATATGGTCGTTGGGTTGTGTGTTCATGGGCGTCCTCAGCCGAAACGTCCGGTGATGTAGTCTTCGGTCTGTTGCTTGCCGGGGTTGGAGAAGATCGTCGACGTGGCGTCGTGTTCGACCAGCTCGCCCAGGTACATGAAGGCCGTGTAGTCGGACACGCGCGCGGCCTGCTGCATGTTGTGCGTCACGATCGCGATGGTGTACTGGTGCTTCAGTTCTTCGATCAGCTGTTCGATCTTGCTGGTCGAAATGGGATCCAGGGCGGAGGTCGGTTCGTCCAGCAGGATCACGTCCGGGCGCAGGGCGACGGCGCGCGCGATGCACAGCCGCTGCTGCTGGCCACCGGAGAGGCCCAGCGCGCTCTGCTTCAGCTTGTCCTTGGCTTCTTCCCACAACGCGGCCTGGCGGAGCGCCTGTTCGACGCGCACATCCATGTCCGCCTTGTTCAGGCGCTCGTGGTGGCGGATGCCGTACGCGACGTTTTCATAGATCGTCATCGGGAACGGCACCGGCTTCTGGAACACCATGCCCACCTTGCTGCGCAGGCGGTTCATCGGGTACTTGGGGTCCAGGATGTTCTCGCCATCCAGCAGCACATCGCCAGCGGCACGCAGCTTCGGGTACAGCGAGTAGATGCGGTTGAAGACGCGCAGCAGGGTGGACTTGCCGCAGCCGGAGGGACCGATCAGCGCGGTGACGCGCTTCTCCGGGATCTCCAGGTTGATGTTCTTCAACGCGTGGAAGTCGCCGTAGTAGAAATCTAGGCCCTTGGCGGCCAGCTTCACGCTGGCGGGCGCGGCGAGGTCGTCGTGGCGTTGCGGCGTCACCACGGCAATGCGGGCGGCGTCATTCATGGGTCACCTTGTTTCGAAGAAGGATGGTTCGCGCAATCAGGCTGAGGATCAGCACCATGCCGGTGACCAGGAAGGCGCCGGCCCAGGCCAGCGAATTCCAGGAGTCGTAGGGGCTCATCGCGTATTGGAAGATGACCATCGGCAGGTTGGCCATCGACTGGTTGAGGTCGGTGCTCCAGAACTGGTTGTTGAAGGCGGTGAACAACAGCGGTGCGGTTTCGCCGCTGATGCGCGCCAGCGCCAGCAGGATGCCGGTGACGATGCCCGGCAACGCCGAACGCATCAGCACCTGGGTGGTGACCTTCCACTGCGGCACGCCCAGCGACAGCGCGGCCTCGCGCATCTGCTGCGGTACCAGCCGCAGCATCTCGTCGGTGGTGCGCACGATCACCGGCAGCGCGATGAACGCCAGCGCCACCGCACCGGCCCATGCCGAGTAGTGCCCCATCTGCGCCACCATCACGGTGTAGATGAAGAGGCCCAGCACGATGGACGGTGCCGACAGCAGGATGTCGTTGACGAAGCGGACGGTTTCGCCCAGCCAGTGCTTGTTGGCGTACTCGGCCAGGTAGGTGCCGGCGGCGATGCCGATCGGCGTGCCCAGCAGGATCGCCAGCAGGCTGATCACCACGCTGCCGAACAGCGCATTCGCCAGGCCGCCCGGTTCGTTCGGCGGCGGTGTCATCTGGGTGAAGAGATCGAGGTTGAGGCTGCCCATGCCCTTGGTGATCGTGGTCCAGAGGATCCAGACCAGCCACATCAGGCCGAACAGAGCCGCGGCGATGGACAGCGTGAGCGCGACGACATTCTTGACTTTGCGCCAGGTGTAGAGCGAAGCGGACATCAGTTGCCCTCCCGCTTGGCGAGCTGGCGCAGCATCAGGCGTGCGATCGCCAGCACAATGAAGGTCAGCACGAACAGAGTGAAGCCGAGCAGCAGCAGCGAGCCCTTGTGCAGCGGATCGGTGGCTTCGGCGAACTCGTTGGCGATGGTGGCGGCGATCGAGGTGCCCGGTTCCAGCAGCGCCAGGCTTATCGCGTAGGCGTTGCCGATCACGAAGGTGACCGCCATCGTTTCGCCGAGCGCGCGGCCCAAGCCGAGGAACACGCCACCGATCACCGCGGAGCGGGTGTAGGGGAGCACGATGTCCCAGATCACTTCCCACTTGGTCGAGCCCAGCGCGTAAGCCGATTCCTTCAGGCGGCCCGGCACAGTCAGGAAGACCTCGCGCATCACCGACGAGATGAAGGGGATCACCATGATCGCCAACACCAGGCCGGCGGTCATCATGCCGATGCCCAGCGGCGGACCGGAGAGCAGCACGCCCACGAGCGGCAATTGGCCCAGGTTGTCGTTGATCCACGGATAGACGTGTTCGCTCAGCTGCGGCGCTAGCACGAACAGGCCCCACATGCCGTAGATGATCGAGGGAATGCCGGCCAGCAATTCGATGGCCATGCCGACCGGGCCGCGCATCCAGGCCGGTGCGACCTCGGTCAGGAAGACGGCGATGCCGAAGCTCACCGGCACCGCGATCAGCATGGCGATGCCAGCGCTGACCAGCGTGCCGAAGATCGGCACCAGCGCGCCGAATTCGCGCGTGCCGACATTCCACTCGGTGCTGGTGAAGAAACCCAGGCCGAAGGTCTGCAGGGCTTCGCGACCACCCCACAGCATCGACACGGCGGCGGCGATCAGCGAGATCAGGACGAACAGGCCGGCGCCGGTCAGCGTGAGCCGGAACAGCGTGTCTGCGCGCGCATCTTTGGCAGTGCGTGCGTCCGTCAAGGAAACGGGGAGGGCAGTGGCGTTCATGCAACCCGATGGGTGGGGGAGGGCGGTGTGGCGGTCTGGCTAGTGCACGGGTACGTCGTTACCGCGTGATGACACCGGGCCGCCCATCACGGCAGCCCGGTGCGGATGACTCAGAGCTTGATCTCGGTGCTCCAGTACTGCTCGATCTGGCCCACCAGTTCCGGGGGCAGCGGCACGTAATCCAGTTCGTTGGCCTGCGCCTGGCCCTGCGCGTAGGCCCACTTGAAGAATTCGAGCGTGTGCTTGGCCTTCGCCGCGTCCTTGGGCTGCTTGTAGACCAGGATGAAGTTGGTGGCGGTGATCGGCCACGCCTGCTCGCCCGGCGCGTTGGTGATGACCAGGTTGAAGTCCTTCGCGTTGGCCCAGTCGGCGCTGGCCGCGGCCGCGGCGAAGCTCTCGGCGGTGGGCAGCACGAACTGACCGGCCGCGTTCTGCAGCGAGGCGTACGACATCTTGTTCTGCTCGGCGTAGGC harbors:
- a CDS encoding DUF692 domain-containing protein, whose product is MTTPLPTASAGLGLRRALLDDLLSAPAGSFDFLECAPDNWIGVGGRYGEALRGLSARYPITCHGLSLSLGGMAPLDDTFLARTRRFLDQHGVSLYSEHLSYCSDDGHLYDLMPIPFTEEAVHHVAARIRQAQDALGRRIAVENVSYYAAPYQAMAEADFVRAVLDEADCDLLLDVNNIFVNAINHGYDARAFLARMPSARIASYHIAGHYDEADDLKVDTHGAPVKDDVWSLLSLAYEQHGVRPTLLERDFNFPPLAELAAEVQCIRHAQVAHASASARTTHG
- a CDS encoding putative DNA-binding domain-containing protein encodes the protein MADTLHDQQFALSRHLRDPSAHPPPPGIEERRLAVYRDLFFNNIEGLLAGNFPVIRKTLGDDAWRRLVRDFYANHRSHTPLFPEVAREFIRFLETRADDGDPSWLRELAHYEWVELALQIADDTVPPHDPEGDLLAGVPVVSPFAWALAYQWPVHRVGPDYQPDVPPAEPTCLLVRRGDDQQVRFAAISPLVYRLVELLGTRERSGDDVLRQLADEAGVDDVPAFIEQGAAMLQRMREEGTLVGVEPAPQ
- the pstA gene encoding phosphate ABC transporter permease PstA; protein product: MSASLYTWRKVKNVVALTLSIAAALFGLMWLVWILWTTITKGMGSLNLDLFTQMTPPPNEPGGLANALFGSVVISLLAILLGTPIGIAAGTYLAEYANKHWLGETVRFVNDILLSAPSIVLGLFIYTVMVAQMGHYSAWAGAVALAFIALPVIVRTTDEMLRLVPQQMREAALSLGVPQWKVTTQVLMRSALPGIVTGILLALARISGETAPLLFTAFNNQFWSTDLNQSMANLPMVIFQYAMSPYDSWNSLAWAGAFLVTGMVLILSLIARTILLRNKVTHE
- the pstC gene encoding phosphate ABC transporter permease subunit PstC, which translates into the protein MNATALPVSLTDARTAKDARADTLFRLTLTGAGLFVLISLIAAAVSMLWGGREALQTFGLGFFTSTEWNVGTREFGALVPIFGTLVSAGIAMLIAVPVSFGIAVFLTEVAPAWMRGPVGMAIELLAGIPSIIYGMWGLFVLAPQLSEHVYPWINDNLGQLPLVGVLLSGPPLGIGMMTAGLVLAIMVIPFISSVMREVFLTVPGRLKESAYALGSTKWEVIWDIVLPYTRSAVIGGVFLGLGRALGETMAVTFVIGNAYAISLALLEPGTSIAATIANEFAEATDPLHKGSLLLLGFTLFVLTFIVLAIARLMLRQLAKREGN
- the pstB gene encoding phosphate ABC transporter ATP-binding protein PstB, which encodes MNDAARIAVVTPQRHDDLAAPASVKLAAKGLDFYYGDFHALKNINLEIPEKRVTALIGPSGCGKSTLLRVFNRIYSLYPKLRAAGDVLLDGENILDPKYPMNRLRSKVGMVFQKPVPFPMTIYENVAYGIRHHERLNKADMDVRVEQALRQAALWEEAKDKLKQSALGLSGGQQQRLCIARAVALRPDVILLDEPTSALDPISTSKIEQLIEELKHQYTIAIVTHNMQQAARVSDYTAFMYLGELVEHDATSTIFSNPGKQQTEDYITGRFG
- the phoU gene encoding phosphate signaling complex protein PhoU — its product is MNTQPNDHIVKSYDEEQRRLVAEIVRMGETAVAQLEAALDVVERRDDKAAQRIIANDEAIDAIEHQVSHDVMHLALRGPMARDLREILAGLRIPADIERIGDYAANVAKRSIALNVSPPMPQITGLRALGKLAARQVRDVLVAYQNGDAEQAVQVRERDAELDAHYTALFRELLTYMMEDPRNITPCTHLLFMAKNLERIGDHATNIAENVWFLVHGEQPLPPRAKRDDTSTTGAV